Proteins from a genomic interval of Panthera tigris isolate Pti1 chromosome A2, P.tigris_Pti1_mat1.1, whole genome shotgun sequence:
- the PWWP3A gene encoding PWWP domain-containing DNA repair factor 3A isoform X5, which translates to MKRKTRSKMSSRPWLVAGNGRFCPRRIEVRSTEVEALRVAHIERIASTLESTLGPSLFRTPCAAVCERWDLLVASVASGVHKNETRTSQNEVPAEPLEELAYRRSLRVALDVLNESTGLPQESPSREERTALCSREKPMELASLLCGPASSCVQEAVPGRSGPERRERVHPRLSGSPTCQKDPKCKVDHKKELRKSGSPQALVVPPARGGSQHGSGSRTCCASRTTPSKRGRSSAREPTVGQSAPSLSEGDDEESRLPAPRSPPTVKEEGLWAKGRDPSLPLPGPTGPPAPGRPACPDAQGLPAKRPCPDSGQRPPAARLEPGAVASPRQGPGRCRALPGAARLHLPAPRASTEETGDLRVLVEEAKARPTSGESVERAPIRSVLDEEEDEEEPPRILLYHEPRSFEVGMLVWLKHQKYPFWPAVVKSVRRREKKASVLFIEGHMDPKGRGITVSLRRLKHFDCKEKQELLNEAKEDFDQAIGWCVSLITDYRVRLGCGSFAGSFLEYYAADISYPVRKSIQQDVLGTRFPQLSKGDPEEPVTGSPQGRRRPRRKVLPDRSRAARDRANQKLVEYIVKARGAEGHLRAILRNRKPSRWLKTFLNSGQYVTCVETYLEDEEQLDLVVKYLQGVYQETGSRVLARINADRIRFVLDVLLPEAIICAIAAVDAVDYETAEAKYLRGPSLSYREKEMFDNQILEERSQRC; encoded by the exons ATGAAAAG GAAAACACGTTCGAAAATGTCTTCGCGGCCTTGGCTGGTAGCAGGTAACGGGCGTTTCTGTCCCCGCAGGATTGAGGTGAGGAGCACGGAAGTGGAGGCCTTGAGGGTGGCGCACATCGAACGAATCGCTTCCACGTTGG AGTCTACCCTGGGACCGAGCCTGTTCCGGACTCCCTGCGCGGCCGTCTGCGAGCGTTGGGATCTGCTGGTCGCATCCGTGGCCTCCGGTGTACATAAGAATGAGACCCGGA CCTCCCAGAATGAGGTTCCTGCTGAACCCCTAGAGGAGCTGGCCTACAGACGCTCGCTTCGAGTGGCCCTGGATGTTTTGAACGAGAGCACAGGTCTGCCTCAAGAAAGCCCTTCTAGGGAAGAAAGAACTGCTCTGTGTTCACGAGAGAAGCCCATGGAACTGGCCTCCTTGCTCTGTGGACCTGCCTCTTCCTGCGTCCAGGAGGCTGTGCCGGGCAGATCTGGACCCGAGAGGAGGGAACGTGTCCACCCGAGGCTGTCAGGTTCCCCCACTTGTCAAAAGGACCCCAAGTGCAAGGTGGACCACAAGAAGGAGCTCAGGAAGAGTGGAAGCCCACAAGCCTTGGTAGTCCCGCCAGCCAGAGGTGGTTCTCAGCATGGTAGTGGGTCGAGAACGTGCTGTGCAAGTCGGACAACCCCTAGCAAAAGGGGAAGAAGTTCAGCTCGGGAGCCCACTGTGGGTCAGAGTGCCCCTTCCCTCTCGGAGGGAGACGACGAAGAAAGCCGCCTGCCAGCCCCCCGCTCACCTCCCACAGTGAAGGAGGAGGGTCTCTGGGCCAAAGGTCGAGACCCCAGCTTACCTTTGCCTGGCCCCAccgggcccccagccccagggcgccCAGCCTGCCCGGATGCCCAAGGCCTCCCTGCCAAGCGGCCTTGCCCCGATAGTGGCCAGAGGCCACCCGCGGCTCGGCTGGAGCCGGGGGCAGTGGCGTCCCCCAGGCAGGGGCCCGGGAGATGCAGGGCTCTGCCCGGCGCTGCCAGACTCCACCTGCCTGCCCCCCGGGCATCCACGGAGGAGACGGGAGATCTTCGAGTCCTCGTGGAGGAAGCTAAAG CCCGTCCGACTTCGGGGGAGTCCGTGGAGCGTGCGCCCATCCGTTCCGTTCTGGACGAGGAGGAGGACGAAGAGGAGCCCCCCCGCATCCTGTTGTACCACG aaCCACGCTCCTTTGAAGTAGGAATGCTGGTCTGGCTGAAACACCAGAAGTACCCCTTCTGGCCAGCAGTG GTCAAGAGCGTCCGGCGAAGGGAGAAGAAAGCCAGCGTGCTCTTCATTGAGGGGCACATGGACCCGAAAGGGAGAGG CATCACCGTGTCTCTCCGGAGATTGAAGCACTTTGACTGCAAAGAGAAACAGGAACTTCTG AACGAAGCCAAGGAGGACTTCGACCAGGCCATCGGCTGGTGCGTCTCCCTGATCACGGACTACAGGGTCCGGCTCG GCTGTGGCTCTTTTGCTGGCTCCTTCCTGGAGTATTACGCGGCTGATATAA GTTACCCTGTCCGCAAGTCCATCCAGCAGGACGTGTTGGGGACCAGGTTTCCCCAGCTGAGCAAGGGGGACCCCGAGGAGCCTGTGACGGGGAGCCCTCAGGGAAGGAGGCGGCCTCGCAGGAAGGTCCTCCCCGACCGCTCGCGGGCTGCCCGGGACCGGGCCAACCAGAAGCTGGTGGAGTACATCGTGAAGGCCAGGGGCGCCGAGGGCCACCTGCGGGCCATCCTGAGGAACAGGAAGCCGTCCCGGTGGCTGAAGACCTTCCTGAACTCGGGCCAGTACGTGACCTGCGTGGAGACGTACCTGGAGGACGAGGAGCAGCTGGACCTGGTGGTGAAATACCTCCAGGGCGTCTACCAGGAGACGGGCAGCAGGGTGCTGGCACGGATCAACGCCGACAGGATCCGCTTCGTCCTGGACGTCCTTCTGCCTGAA GCCATCATCTGTGCGATCGCTGCGGTGGACGCCGTGGATTACGAGACGGCCGAGGCGAAGTACCTCCGAGGACCTTCGCTCAGCTACCG ggaaaaagaaatgtttgataACCAGATCCTGGAAGAAAGGAGTCAGCGGTGCTGA
- the PWWP3A gene encoding PWWP domain-containing DNA repair factor 3A isoform X9 — protein sequence MKRIEVRSTEVEALRVAHIERIASTLESTLGPSLFRTPCAAVCERWDLLVASVASGVHKNETRTSQNEVPAEPLEELAYRRSLRVALDVLNESTGLPQESPSREERTALCSREKPMELASLLCGPASSCVQEAVPGRSGPERRERVHPRLSGSPTCQKDPKCKVDHKKELRKSGSPQALVVPPARGGSQHGSGSRTCCASRTTPSKRGRSSAREPTVGQSAPSLSEGDDEESRLPAPRSPPTVKEEGLWAKGRDPSLPLPGPTGPPAPGRPACPDAQGLPAKRPCPDSGQRPPAARLEPGAVASPRQGPGRCRALPGAARLHLPAPRASTEETGDLRVLVEEAKARPTSGESVERAPIRSVLDEEEDEEEPPRILLYHEPRSFEVGMLVWLKHQKYPFWPAVVKSVRRREKKASVLFIEGHMDPKGRGITVSLRRLKHFDCKEKQELLNEAKEDFDQAIGWCVSLITDYRVRLGCGSFAGSFLEYYAADISYPVRKSIQQDVLGTRFPQLSKGDPEEPVTGSPQGRRRPRRKVLPDRSRAARDRANQKLVEYIVKARGAEGHLRAILRNRKPSRWLKTFLNSGQYVTCVETYLEDEEQLDLVVKYLQGVYQETGSRVLARINADRIRFVLDVLLPEAIICAIAAVDAVDYETAEAKYLRGPSLSYREKEMFDNQILEERSQRC from the exons ATGAAAAG GATTGAGGTGAGGAGCACGGAAGTGGAGGCCTTGAGGGTGGCGCACATCGAACGAATCGCTTCCACGTTGG AGTCTACCCTGGGACCGAGCCTGTTCCGGACTCCCTGCGCGGCCGTCTGCGAGCGTTGGGATCTGCTGGTCGCATCCGTGGCCTCCGGTGTACATAAGAATGAGACCCGGA CCTCCCAGAATGAGGTTCCTGCTGAACCCCTAGAGGAGCTGGCCTACAGACGCTCGCTTCGAGTGGCCCTGGATGTTTTGAACGAGAGCACAGGTCTGCCTCAAGAAAGCCCTTCTAGGGAAGAAAGAACTGCTCTGTGTTCACGAGAGAAGCCCATGGAACTGGCCTCCTTGCTCTGTGGACCTGCCTCTTCCTGCGTCCAGGAGGCTGTGCCGGGCAGATCTGGACCCGAGAGGAGGGAACGTGTCCACCCGAGGCTGTCAGGTTCCCCCACTTGTCAAAAGGACCCCAAGTGCAAGGTGGACCACAAGAAGGAGCTCAGGAAGAGTGGAAGCCCACAAGCCTTGGTAGTCCCGCCAGCCAGAGGTGGTTCTCAGCATGGTAGTGGGTCGAGAACGTGCTGTGCAAGTCGGACAACCCCTAGCAAAAGGGGAAGAAGTTCAGCTCGGGAGCCCACTGTGGGTCAGAGTGCCCCTTCCCTCTCGGAGGGAGACGACGAAGAAAGCCGCCTGCCAGCCCCCCGCTCACCTCCCACAGTGAAGGAGGAGGGTCTCTGGGCCAAAGGTCGAGACCCCAGCTTACCTTTGCCTGGCCCCAccgggcccccagccccagggcgccCAGCCTGCCCGGATGCCCAAGGCCTCCCTGCCAAGCGGCCTTGCCCCGATAGTGGCCAGAGGCCACCCGCGGCTCGGCTGGAGCCGGGGGCAGTGGCGTCCCCCAGGCAGGGGCCCGGGAGATGCAGGGCTCTGCCCGGCGCTGCCAGACTCCACCTGCCTGCCCCCCGGGCATCCACGGAGGAGACGGGAGATCTTCGAGTCCTCGTGGAGGAAGCTAAAG CCCGTCCGACTTCGGGGGAGTCCGTGGAGCGTGCGCCCATCCGTTCCGTTCTGGACGAGGAGGAGGACGAAGAGGAGCCCCCCCGCATCCTGTTGTACCACG aaCCACGCTCCTTTGAAGTAGGAATGCTGGTCTGGCTGAAACACCAGAAGTACCCCTTCTGGCCAGCAGTG GTCAAGAGCGTCCGGCGAAGGGAGAAGAAAGCCAGCGTGCTCTTCATTGAGGGGCACATGGACCCGAAAGGGAGAGG CATCACCGTGTCTCTCCGGAGATTGAAGCACTTTGACTGCAAAGAGAAACAGGAACTTCTG AACGAAGCCAAGGAGGACTTCGACCAGGCCATCGGCTGGTGCGTCTCCCTGATCACGGACTACAGGGTCCGGCTCG GCTGTGGCTCTTTTGCTGGCTCCTTCCTGGAGTATTACGCGGCTGATATAA GTTACCCTGTCCGCAAGTCCATCCAGCAGGACGTGTTGGGGACCAGGTTTCCCCAGCTGAGCAAGGGGGACCCCGAGGAGCCTGTGACGGGGAGCCCTCAGGGAAGGAGGCGGCCTCGCAGGAAGGTCCTCCCCGACCGCTCGCGGGCTGCCCGGGACCGGGCCAACCAGAAGCTGGTGGAGTACATCGTGAAGGCCAGGGGCGCCGAGGGCCACCTGCGGGCCATCCTGAGGAACAGGAAGCCGTCCCGGTGGCTGAAGACCTTCCTGAACTCGGGCCAGTACGTGACCTGCGTGGAGACGTACCTGGAGGACGAGGAGCAGCTGGACCTGGTGGTGAAATACCTCCAGGGCGTCTACCAGGAGACGGGCAGCAGGGTGCTGGCACGGATCAACGCCGACAGGATCCGCTTCGTCCTGGACGTCCTTCTGCCTGAA GCCATCATCTGTGCGATCGCTGCGGTGGACGCCGTGGATTACGAGACGGCCGAGGCGAAGTACCTCCGAGGACCTTCGCTCAGCTACCG ggaaaaagaaatgtttgataACCAGATCCTGGAAGAAAGGAGTCAGCGGTGCTGA